A stretch of Ipomoea triloba cultivar NCNSP0323 chromosome 13, ASM357664v1 DNA encodes these proteins:
- the LOC116001117 gene encoding putative late blight resistance protein homolog R1C-3: MTLLDPKESWELFCNILSIDEDHLAPKLEKIRNHVVEKCDGLPQLIVEVARRLSKCNNILQGWKKIEKELESLGLLDRNALSVSYNLLPHHLKVCFLYFGVFLKLKKIPVKMLIRLWIAEGFVNPLNHNNLEGKAWVYLQDLIFRSLVLIEDQSYGFIIKSCRMHSALHSFCENPEMFVPLKLLKVLAFDTSISLQRVPVQLGDLVFLRYLSITQWFQDLDNVVSNNPNLETLVVSSNGTPRVHLPSSIWKSPHLRHLELGNSYLVDPPSADKNNLQTLSWVVRPLHCRKKVYSKFPNIKKPENFPCCNNPIILDHFDCLEELVKLSISVSIGCNAALPEQCMYPSRLNRLTLSGTNIFERDLNVIAMLPQLNVLKLENAFHGAVWNVVAEKGFTKLIFLLLEAKELKQWVVGQKHFQSLKHLVLRSCNCLEQIPECFGRISLLESIELEGCHSSLVASAKQLPQKIRFKDVKIKILDPEYDDSQNTHTELSM; the protein is encoded by the exons ATGACTTTGCTAGATCCAAAAGAAAGCTGGGAACTATTTTGTAATATCCTTTCTATTGATGAAGATCACTTGGCCCCTAAACTTGAAAAAATTAGGAACCATGTCGTGGAGAAATGTGATGGATTACCCCAGTTAATTGTTGAAGTTGCCAGGCGTTTATCTAAATGCAACAACATACTACAAGGGTGGAAAAAGATTGAAAAGGAATTAGAGTCATTGGGACTTCTAGATCGCAATGCACTCAGTGTTAGTTACAATCTGTTGCCACATCATTTGAAAGTTTGCTTTCTATACTTTGGAGTCTTcctaaaacttaaaaaaattccgGTTAAAATGCTTATAAGGTTGTGGATTGCTGAGGGATTTGTAAACCCATTGAATCATAATAACTTAGAAGGTAAAGCTTGGGTGTACTTGCAGGATCTTATTTTTAGAAGCCTTGTCTTAATTGAAGATCAAAGTTATGGATTCATAATCAAGAGTTGTAGAATGCACAGTGCCTTGCATAGCTTCTGCG AAAATCCTGAAATGTTTGTTCCTCTCAAGCTGTTGAAAGTTTTGGCTTTTGATACTTCTATATCACTTCAAAGGGTACCAGTGCAATTAGGGGATTTAGTTTTTCTGAGATACTTATCCATAACACAATGGTTCCAGGATCTGGATAATGTAGTGTCAAATAATCCAAATTTAGAGACACTAGTTGTTTCCAGTAATGGAACACCAAGAGTCCATTTGCCATCTAGTATTTGGAAGTCACCACACTTAAGGCATCTTGAACTTGGCAATTCATATTTGGTAGATCCTCCAAGTGcagataaaaataatttacaaacATTATCTTGGGTGGTGAGACCACTTCATTGCAGAAAAAAAGTATACAGCAAGTTCCCAAACATAAAAAAACCTGAAAATTTTCC ATGTTGTAATAATCCTATTATTTTGGATCATTTTGACTGTTTGGAAGAGCTTGTGAAGCTTAGCATTTCGGTTTCCATTGGTTGTAATGCAGCCCTTCCAGAACAGTGTATGTATCCTTCAAGACTGAACAGGTTGACGTTGAGTGGGACTAATATTTTCGAGAGGGATTTAAATGTAATTGCCATGTTACCCCAACTTAATGTGCTCAAGTTGGAAAATGCCTTCCATGGAGCAGTATGGAACGTAGTAGCTGAAAAGGGATTTACTAAATTAATATTCTTGCTCCTTGAAGCTAAAGAACTCAAGCAGTGGGTAGTTGGCCAGAAGCACTTTCAGAGTCTCAAACACTTAGTCTTAAGATCCTGTAATTGTTTGGAACAGATCCCGGAATGTTTTGGAAGAATATCGCTGCTTGAGTCAATTGAGTTGGAGGGGTGTCATTCTTCCCTTGTTGCTTCTGCCAAGCAGTTACCACAGAAGATAAGATTCAAGGATGTTAAG ATCAAAATCCTTGATCCTGAATATGATGACTCACAGAATACACATACAGAATTGTCTATGTAA